A single window of Candidatus Delongbacteria bacterium DNA harbors:
- the cas10 gene encoding type III-B CRISPR-associated protein Cas10/Cmr2, with protein sequence MKKYLFLFTISPVQAFIAQARKAQDLYGGSKLLSDLTRFAINEFLNEAANSGKILFPSKWEKEFDSALPNRFLSEVECNEKDCYNIGNSIEGNLKKYFKQIADETFKVVAHDNKKPNGYDSQIDNHLIINWVFESYNGRTYAETFKALESNLGSLKNIRKFNQLPDYEYGRKDNLSGELNALFFNERFGQLPLFTEFALKLNVPTTLLSPGEGLSAVSLTKRFYKYDSTKSFQSTAEIAQLDIKIDIEQNPSFKLFKSLLIDDFDYQLLYKDNLNKKYFIKQGIGFPSNEESLINFYNDIFKAIKAKGKRQKKYYAILIFDGDDMGKWLSGEKLGNKIIDDDYLKKFHHKLSTLLADFALFAKEFVDANNYGRTIYAGGDDFLALLNLNNIFDVVIELRKMFDEKVSLILRNEYSEIVDTLSFSAGLTIAHYSHPLSDVLNNVRQMEKSAKLNNKNSIAISVLKKSGEKQQMTLNWGDNQSNLRALSSIVSSLNDHDFSPAFIENLNRVFQIFVDTKKNYELFNIFKLESRTFINRAKKPKLEKAKVDELYKNVEKLIDSLDLRNTLEALNIVDFVYRKA encoded by the coding sequence ATGAAAAAATATTTATTTCTATTCACTATATCACCAGTTCAGGCTTTTATTGCTCAGGCAAGGAAAGCTCAAGATTTATATGGAGGTAGCAAGCTTTTAAGTGACTTAACAAGATTTGCAATAAACGAATTTTTAAATGAAGCTGCCAATTCTGGAAAAATTCTTTTTCCATCAAAATGGGAAAAAGAGTTTGATTCTGCACTTCCAAATCGATTTTTATCTGAAGTTGAGTGTAACGAGAAGGATTGCTACAATATTGGGAATTCTATCGAAGGCAATTTAAAAAAATACTTTAAACAAATTGCTGATGAAACTTTTAAGGTTGTTGCACATGATAATAAAAAACCCAATGGTTACGATAGTCAAATTGATAATCATTTGATTATTAATTGGGTGTTTGAATCGTATAATGGGAGAACTTATGCAGAAACATTTAAGGCTCTTGAGTCTAATCTTGGGTCATTAAAAAACATTAGAAAGTTTAATCAATTGCCCGATTATGAGTATGGAAGGAAAGACAACCTATCTGGTGAGCTCAATGCCCTGTTTTTTAATGAACGATTTGGTCAATTACCCCTTTTCACTGAATTTGCCCTAAAGCTTAATGTACCTACCACACTGCTTTCTCCAGGAGAAGGGTTATCTGCTGTTAGCTTAACTAAGCGTTTTTACAAATATGACTCCACGAAGTCTTTTCAATCAACAGCTGAAATTGCACAATTAGATATTAAAATAGATATTGAACAAAACCCTTCCTTTAAACTATTTAAAAGTTTATTGATTGATGACTTTGATTACCAATTGCTTTATAAGGATAACTTAAACAAAAAATATTTTATTAAACAAGGGATTGGTTTTCCTTCGAATGAAGAATCATTGATTAATTTTTACAACGATATTTTTAAAGCGATAAAGGCAAAAGGCAAAAGGCAAAAGAAATACTATGCCATTTTAATCTTTGATGGTGATGATATGGGAAAATGGCTTTCCGGAGAAAAGCTTGGGAATAAAATTATTGATGATGATTATTTGAAAAAATTCCACCATAAATTAAGCACACTTCTTGCCGATTTTGCACTATTTGCTAAAGAATTTGTTGATGCGAATAATTATGGGAGAACCATATATGCTGGTGGTGATGATTTTCTCGCATTACTTAATTTGAATAATATCTTTGATGTTGTGATTGAGCTAAGAAAAATGTTTGATGAAAAAGTCTCTTTAATATTGAGAAATGAGTATAGTGAAATCGTTGATACATTATCTTTTTCTGCAGGGCTAACCATTGCACATTATTCGCATCCGTTAAGTGATGTTTTAAACAACGTGCGTCAAATGGAGAAAAGTGCAAAATTGAATAACAAGAATTCTATAGCAATTTCAGTATTAAAAAAATCAGGAGAGAAGCAGCAAATGACTTTAAATTGGGGAGATAATCAAAGTAATTTGCGTGCACTATCATCAATTGTTAGTTCTTTAAATGACCATGATTTTAGTCCTGCATTTATTGAAAATTTAAATAGAGTATTTCAAATATTCGTCGACACTAAAAAAAACTACGAACTATTTAATATTTTCAAATTGGAGTCACGAACCTTCATAAATAGAGCCAAAAAGCCAAAGTTAGAAAAAGCCAAAGTTGATGAACTATATAAAAATGTCGAGAAGCTTATTGATTCACTTGATTTGCGAAACACTTTGGAAGCATTAAATATTGTTGATTTTGTTTACCGAAAAGCCTAG